CTTCGCAAAGCGCATGATTATCGTTTCAAGCTTGTCGGTGGTGAAGTTGGAACCGGTGTGGTGGCTCACGCTTCCCTCCTTTCCCCCCGCGCTCTCGCCCTTCTCACCGTAGGTCAGGAAGATGTACTTCGCGTAGGTGTACTGCGATATCTGGCGGAGAATGTACTCGCCCATGAGCGGAAGTCCGCCGGTACCCACGGTGAATATCTTTATCCCCGCGGCGCGTGCGTCGCGCGCGGCGCCCGCATAGGTGTACTCCTGCCCGTAATCGAGGTGCGGGGGCGCGTCCGTAATTATCAAGGATATCCGGATGCCGTCCGGGTTCCACTTGATCTTGCCGATAAGATCGGCGAGCGCTCCCTGCAGGTCCTCGGGTTCGTCGCCGCCGCCGCTCGCCTCGACCTTGTCGAGCTCGCGCTTGAAGGCGTCCATGTTGTCGGTGAGCGGGATCACCTGCGTGCGGTACTCCTCTTCGTCCTTGTCCTTATACAGCACCATCCCGAACCTCACCGCGGGTTTCGCGGGAAGCGCGGTAAGATTGAGCTTGATGATCTCAATGGTGTCCTTGAGCCGGGCGATCTCCTCGCCCATGCTCCCGGTCGTGTCCATTACGAAGACTATATCGAGGGGCACATTTTTCTGCGCCGTCCTTGGGGCGTCCAGTGCGATCGGTATCTCGCGCTTCCCCTGGCGGTCGACCGCGATCTCCTTTTTCCCCGCGGACGAGGTCACCTGGACCTTGTATGCGATATATTTCTGATCGTATTCAGAGGGGAAAAACAGGTAGGTGCCGTCGGCATAGGTTTTTCCCCAGCAGAGCTTGTCACGGTTTCCGTATATTTCAACGTGGGCGTTCGCGACCGGCTTGCCGGCGGAATCCTTCACCCGGAAGATGATTCTTTCCTGGATATTGAGCGGGTACTTGCTGACCTCTCCGGCGTACTTGTTCAGGAAGTTCACGAAGTAATTGAACTGCTTGTTGTCATCCGCGAATCCGGCCTTGAGGCCCGAGGTCGTGGGCGCCGATTCCTTCGGGCGCACGGTATCCGTCATGCCGGAGGGTTCTTTCGGTTTCGATTCGTCCTTCCGAAATCCGTCGGCTTTCGTCGTCTTCGCGGCCTTGTCGTCCCTGAGTCCCGTCGTCGGTTCTTCCGCGTGCTTTTCACCGTCCGATGGCCTCGCGGCTTTCGGTTCCGATTTTTCCGTCTTGCCGGTGCGATCCGTGTCCGATCCCAAGGATTCGTCGATCATGCCGGAAGCCCCTTCTATCTTCTTGCCGCGGTCGTCACTTTCTCCGCCCTTGGGGGCCTTGCCGCCGCCCCCGAGCGATGAACATCCCACCGCAATCGCCAGCACCGTTACCGCGATAAGTGTGCTTACCCGCTGCCTCATAATGAACCTCCGCTTTCTTTGCTGTTATTCATTGAGTCGGGAAACCGTGCCCGTGTTACGGTTAAATTATCAGAAATAGAAATTAAGGCTCAATCCAACCGCGAGGGACCGGTTGAAACTAAGGTCGTTTGCGTCGCCGCCGTCGGCGATTATCGTGAGGGGCCGGTCCCCCCGTTATTTTAATTGTACGCGATCGTGTCGTCAAGCAGCGACGAATGGATGCGAACGAAAATGTCGTACATTTCGTCGGAATCGAGCGCGCTGAAGGGGATCTCTTCCCCGTCCTGGAACTCGACAAGCACGCCCTTGTCCTGGTCGAGCGATACGTGGAAGCCCTCGAGCACCTTCTTCGTGTCCTCGTGCAGCTCCTTTATCTCCAGTTTCTTGTTATAGGTAGTGCCCGCGTCGAGCAGGCTTTCGGTAATCATACCTTCCATCTCCGAGCGTATCAGTTCGAGCAGGTAGGTGACGTTGTCGAGTTTTTTAAGTATCGTTTCGGTCCGGTTCATGTGGGCTCCTTGGGTATTCATTGCGGCAGAATGGGGCACGAACGGGGAATTGTCAATGTAATATAGGGACGGGCAGTATCGGACCCCCTGCTTCCCGATGCGCGAATAAAAAGCGGTCTCTTGTTGCCGGTGAACAGCAGTGACATCAAAATAAGCGCACCCGTCCTCCCGCATGCTTTAGCAGGCTGCGGGAGGACGAGATGAAATGGACGCCGCCGTAACTATTTTCCGATGCGCGGTTCCCCGCGTGCGCGAGACGCACGAGTTCCACGCCGACGGCCTAGACCGCGTGCTCCATGACCCTGTTCAGGCGCTGCACGAACTCCGCCGGGTTTTCCAGCTTCACCCCCTCGATGAGCATCGCCTGCTCGAGCAGGAGGAAGCTCACGTCGCGAATGCGCTCGTCGTCGCTCATGCCCTCGAGTCCCTTGATGATCGCATGGTTGGGATTGATCTCGAGTATGGGCTTCACCTGCCCTCCTTCCATGTGCCCCATGGCTTTCAGGATGCCCTGCATCTGCACCGTGGGATCGGACTGGTCCACGACGATGCAGGAAGGCGATCCCGTGAGACGGGTGCTCGCCTTGACGTCCTTGACGCGGTCTTTGAGAATATCCTTCATCTTCTGGATGAGCGGCTCGGCGGATTTTTCTTCCTTGAGGTCCGATTCGCTCTTTAAATCCTCGGCGGCGTCGCTCCGGTTTACGGACTTGAGCTCCGTGTCTTTGTACGAATGCACGTAAGAGATCACGAGGTCGTCGAGCTCGTCGTCGGCGATGAGGACTTCGATGCCCTTATCACGGTACATCTCGATGAGCGGCGACTGCCTCAGGTTCGATTCGCGCTCGCCGGTGATGTAGTAAATGTTGTTCTGGTCCGGCTTCATGCGGCCCTTATACGCCGCAAGGCTCGTGTAGCCGTCCACCGCCGTGGATTTGAAGCGTACGAGATCCATGAGGGTTTCCCGGTTTTCGTGGTCCGCGTAGAGCCCTTCCTTGAGCGGCCGGCCGAACTGCGCGTAGAATTCCGCGTATTTTTCCTCATTTTCCGCGAGCTTCTGGAACTCTCCAAGTATCTTCTTGACCGAGGTCGAGCGGATCTTCGCGAGCACGCGGTTCTGCTGGAGTATCTCCCTGCTCACGTTGAGGGGCAGGTCCTCCGAATCGATGATCCCCCGCACGAAGCGGAGATAGACCGGGATGAGCTCCTTGTCGTCATCGGTGATGAAGACGCGTTTTACGTACAGCTTCACCCCCGGCTTGAAATCCGCGAAGTAGAGGTCCATGGGCGCCTTCTTC
Above is a window of Spirochaetota bacterium DNA encoding:
- the htpG gene encoding molecular chaperone HtpG, translated to MSKHQFQTEVAQLLHLIIHSLYSHKEIFLRELISNASDALDKLKYLTYTDDAYRGISFDPRVDISFDTVANTLTIADSGIGMNEQDLMENLGTIARSGTRGFVEQLSGDARKDANLIGQFGVGFYSSFMVADRVIVVCRKAGEEKAWRWTSEGRGEYEIAEDTRDSQGTTVTLHLNEEGKEFTNKYSIERIIKKYSNHIPFSIYLHYEDSRWEGEGKDRKEIREPRIDRINDGTALWKKPKNELKDEDYNEFYKVISHDADDPLLYVHTVAEGTMDYTTLFFVPKKAPMDLYFADFKPGVKLYVKRVFITDDDKELIPVYLRFVRGIIDSEDLPLNVSREILQQNRVLAKIRSTSVKKILGEFQKLAENEEKYAEFYAQFGRPLKEGLYADHENRETLMDLVRFKSTAVDGYTSLAAYKGRMKPDQNNIYYITGERESNLRQSPLIEMYRDKGIEVLIADDELDDLVISYVHSYKDTELKSVNRSDAAEDLKSESDLKEEKSAEPLIQKMKDILKDRVKDVKASTRLTGSPSCIVVDQSDPTVQMQGILKAMGHMEGGQVKPILEINPNHAIIKGLEGMSDDERIRDVSFLLLEQAMLIEGVKLENPAEFVQRLNRVMEHAV
- a CDS encoding VWA domain-containing protein, producing the protein MRQRVSTLIAVTVLAIAVGCSSLGGGGKAPKGGESDDRGKKIEGASGMIDESLGSDTDRTGKTEKSEPKAARPSDGEKHAEEPTTGLRDDKAAKTTKADGFRKDESKPKEPSGMTDTVRPKESAPTTSGLKAGFADDNKQFNYFVNFLNKYAGEVSKYPLNIQERIIFRVKDSAGKPVANAHVEIYGNRDKLCWGKTYADGTYLFFPSEYDQKYIAYKVQVTSSAGKKEIAVDRQGKREIPIALDAPRTAQKNVPLDIVFVMDTTGSMGEEIARLKDTIEIIKLNLTALPAKPAVRFGMVLYKDKDEEEYRTQVIPLTDNMDAFKRELDKVEASGGGDEPEDLQGALADLIGKIKWNPDGIRISLIITDAPPHLDYGQEYTYAGAARDARAAGIKIFTVGTGGLPLMGEYILRQISQYTYAKYIFLTYGEKGESAGGKEGSVSHHTGSNFTTDKLETIIMRFAKEELSYVSDQPIDMGEEFFQAKKLEDEKNEETLRKLFDMSILQLVDYSSLNLEQGTPTSIAPFAAVSDALAVNAEYFTEQMGHSLQGNKLFKVVERKDMQKILKELELQQTGLIDDEGAAKIGKMLGAKLIISGKLYARTDTYELFIKLLRVETAEILAVNKLKIDKNLGLAK